One window from the genome of Osmerus mordax isolate fOsmMor3 chromosome 19, fOsmMor3.pri, whole genome shotgun sequence encodes:
- the wnt11 gene encoding protein Wnt-11, with amino-acid sequence MKSTSQILSLCLLTVLLLPHICSGIKWLALSHTPGSLHINQTQHCKILPGLVSSQAQLCRSNLELMHTIIQAAREVKKTCQKTFSDMRWNCSTIDIPSDSPKYSPDLDRGTRESAFVYALSAAAISHTIARACTSGDLRLCSCGPIPGEIPEPGYRWGGCADNLHYGLVMGSKFSDAPMKMKRAGSHANKLMHLHNSEVGRQALRDALVMKCKCHGVSGSCSIRTCWRGLQDLRDVAMDLKTKYLSATKVVHRPMGTRKQLVPKDIDIRPVRDNELVYLQSSPDFCSKNDKLGSVGTQDRQCNKTSVGSDSCDLMCCGRGYNPYTEKLVERCHCKYHWCCYVTCKKCERIVERYVCK; translated from the exons ATGAAGAGCACCTCTCAAATCCTCTCCCTGTGTTTGCTCACAGTTCTGCTGCTGCCGCATATCTGCTCTGGCATCAAATGGCT AGCTTTGTCACACACGCCTGGGTCTTTACACATCAACCAAACCCAGCACTGCAAGATACTGCCTGGCCTGGTGTCCTCCCAGGCCCAGCTCTGTCGCAGCAACCTGGAGTTGATGCACACCATCATCCAGGCGGCGCGGGAGGTCAAGAAGACCTGCCAGAAGACATTCTCCGACATGCGCTGGAACTGCTCCACCATAGACATCCCTAGTGACTCCCCAAAGTACAGTCCGGACTTGGACAGAG GCACAAGGGAATCAGCGTTCGTCTACGCACTTTCGGCAGCGGCCATTAGCCACACCATCGCGCGGGCGTGCACTTCAGGGGACCTGCGTCTGTGCTCGTGTGGGCCCATCCCTGGGGAGATCCCCGAGCCGGGCTACCGCTGGGGGGGCTGTGCCGACAACCTGCACTACGGCCTGGTGATGGGCTCCAAGTTCTCCGACGCCCCCATGAAGATGAAGAGAGCAGGCTCGCACGCCAACAAGCTCATGCACCTGCACAACAGCGAAGTGGGGAGACAG GCCCTGAGAGACGCCCTGGTGATGAAGTGCAAGTGTCACGGTGTGTCCGGCTCCTGCTCCATAAGGACCTGCTGGAGGGGTCTCCAGGACCTGAGAGACGTCGCCATGGACCTGAAGACCAAGTACCTGTCTGCCACCAAGGTGGTTCACCGGCCCATGGGCACGCGCAAGCAGCTGGTCCCCAAGGACATCGACATCAGGCCCGTGAGGGACAACGAGTTGGTATATCTACAGAGCTCCCCAGACTTCTGCTCTAAGAACGACAAACTAGGCTCCGTCGGAACCCAGGACAG GCAGTGCAACAAGACCTCGGTGGGCAGCGACAGCTGCGACCTGATGTGCTGCGGCCGTGGCTACAACCCCTACACAGAGAAGCTGGTGGAACGCTGCCACTGCAAGTACCACTGGTGCTGCTACGTCACCTGCAAGAAGTGCGAGAGGATCGTGGAGAGATACGTCTGCAAATGA
- the si:dkey-250d21.1 gene encoding uncharacterized protein si:dkey-250d21.1, with protein MQPKMPDCCAAPNCDLHREGSNVLFFRFPLDAERCKQWLNNCRRQDLASKTPEQLHKLYRLCANHFEPSLICPLGMDSTEKVLKEDAIPTIFIFSSHSNNPLTHTRKRTIVPAEEELASLKKSKDDEVTPELSAELKEEPGESIVCESQEEDQKTEETPNSKEKEILKVYFKETLAFSGFSIRNDANPNPDEPLGGHRGQQSLNPICVEKIDQKEVLQFTEDLMQEEIRNSLRLARYFSILLQDVTNIEGKEQIPVFIRSVTVAGFPQKHLMGFLPCDADAESLFYMLLSEIRNKWELRMEHCRGLTYITTGSMCQKMRDLTNRILQEFPQVVLAPSDPYAFNIWLIRSMPIPSIQKVVNSVEEVAQILRKTPDLRKRLEIKIRSTYGHLKGEADRITEGCQDNWEYGIDAFQVMLEILEPFLSCINEMTTSSTTDADTAEQMANLKPFLKNFNFIMTLVVLKNTLCCVSILNSSLRGAISISSTLQYTISNALKLVNKYMQEIAILHRKWFSDAVGRAKKLGVAVCVPETLPETDKGSVTDTPLEDLYRETLSRHVLQYLTDEVKRVFSTEMVRILRWLSLVPSYMADHNFSIRRDKVADANLNNLARPDTFYDELGYWEVKWRHASKRRILPTTAFATLKIPDIGFYPNVQSLLRVLGTIPCVNAQADVYGQYNMVLERFQSYLMATPDDQRLCNMAFVFVNQDVHFNVEDVVETYVQKHPEILALLHMEDVIEVQPTASVPEENDGNHTEKEQEEETEVMTIEMETERVVQPKCAETDKEALKSALQAAVTAAYNSQMRQGSEAPLEQDGEVEYVSKSEMKEVLTVCEDSVREGILLEVGSSFFSLFIDSVVRLGETDYLPLFLRFVDSFDVMRLELMGFIDVDLDCDAMSERLFETVTKEWRLDLRYCRGQAYLGSGEVSYKLKAFACKIQEKYPLAICTHSSCYSFNTWWSKTIPVPSVKRALDTFEEVLMFFSSLPTLEKQLDHVIAFGLRESFEKIQELQGKFCTVWQEKHDSYEVFVQMLEPLVECLEKIKDNPQRWKPPISEQAGNLLRRIRDFEFIVPMVALKNSSSFTRELSAGLQKDHFSAASQLCQISGIVATLNRVKTNIKVFHQNWFDEACALAQSLGVQIKVPDNSTLPRDSMLKPAMYYKDALSVPLVDNLINAVKDHFSEDHKEALNFLSLVPCSVTVSYMFEILKSKPPLYSSDLPDADNFFTELCCWRVKWKTKVASLTIPESIFQTLRLPVMQYFGNINTLLRIMSVLPSTVLEDCGVTMRHKKYQEYLRNTCPKDRSPCLAMLQVGTNFSRDLDRMVSQCLKVTPQTLEGICLDKESKCLLKSSESNMEVDDKDGVEELEMPQSTEKKEEQEIKPVDENGHSGDNRQSLETVFRLAARLGKNNCSLSELSKEEQELVIQELSMCHWFPSDGKCSLNIGEEEMVKLLTKSIREVILQEIQESPFFSLITDRPVSITGKKYLPVFVRYVGGESSPKVELIGYLPFDENCDVDVQAKSLAVTLTEDWGLQMAQCRGQAFMRMGSGCQSLKKMSLDFLKSYPLSVITPSESCGLACWLAGSLAIPSVTNMLDVVEDLLLFFDSSPGLEGALAQAVDGLLNTPREALDEFPETCCSRWKKREDFFDILVDTFEGILSCLDSVSSSATGAISLHAQVLSSALKSLDFIINLVILKNACAPLRNCSTVFRCGNPADIICEVEKIPAIIETLGNMQENIAAIHSPWFEEAFQLASKVAPEQVCFPEETNNYSSPETYYKEKLSVPLLSCLVEEMKYSFSESHLKALKVLSLLPSCNPQPILQDSTDKLYSLYLSDLPDPDTAEQEISNWATVWIEKYQDVAPPASISETLLHPESKTSPAVTTLLRLVAVLPSVSMEWDLMKTTLNSMKDILKNTICKGGKTDILMLRMHHLTIQSLQEVIDKCIEVDSESSVCLSRVKMITGGLRLETEVGSATCPGRLQHPMDVKPTVGNLNVGDSDTEQRQTMSFYEPPVREEILKELWDSQFFTIITEREVDIEGNLYVPLCIRYLDKQDTQCEETVAFVPFVKDTAVLADYIETALSEKWGLNMEYCRGQAFLSVGEVGSQMKAVTTVISQKYPLAVRTVSSAVSLNVWLARSSPAGDTAEGAASIEDMLQWLTEDTERQTKLDNMIIHMFQHDEGKGNELRDKLINNWEKSHDMHEVMVELLEVIMLCLSELKGEANSPASRYLNAVRSFEFIFSTVVLKNVLSLTRKFSQSLQGKPLDVLIAVSNLPDLQTSLSELMSDIDHHHQAWFEEAVTLASKLQITMLHPPLLEPLSEFYKRAVSERLVEHVIAEVTELFTEQVLSTLSCLVIVPYAMSKLESNSVAVHMLRMYKDDLPDVASLHTELKSWKEKWLDPMAGYLPATVLDTLKVSHIRSFSNFETLLRLLVILPFSRKESTFRQGKRSLQGFVQQERRCIAELHPL; from the exons ATGCAGCCCAAAATGCCCGACTGCTGTGCCGCACCAAATTGTGATCTACACAGAGAGGGATCCAACGTCCTCTTTTTTCGATTTCCTTTGGATGCAGAAAG ATGCAAACAATGGCTAAATAATTGTCGTCGACAAGATCTGGCATCAAAGACTCCTGAACAACTGCACAAGCTTTACAGACTATGTGCTAATCACTTTGAGCCATCCCTGATTTGTCCTCTT ggcATGGACAGCACTGAGAAGGTGCTGAAGGAGGATGCCATTCCAACAATATTCATCTTCTCAAGCCATTCAAACAATCCATTGACCCACACTAGGAAAAGAACAATAGTTCCA GCTGAAGAAGAGCTTGCTTCCTTGAAGAAGTCTAAAG ATGACGAGGTCACACCTGAGTTAAGTGCTGAATTGAAagaggagcctggagagagCATTGTATGTGAATCACAGGAAGAGGACCAAAAGACTGAAGAGACACCCAACTCCAAAGAAAAGGAAATCCTTAAAGTCTATTTCAAGGAAACTCTTGCCTTTTCTGGTTTCAGCATTAGGAATGATGCTAACCCCAACCCTGATGAACCTTTGGGAGGCCATAGAGGTCAGCAGTCTCTTAACCCTATCTGTGTGGAAAAAATTGACCAGAAAGAAGTGCTTCAGTTCACTGAAGATCTCATGCAAGAGGAGATCCGGAACAGTTTGAGATTGGCACGTTATTTCTCAATATTGCTTCAAGATGTCACAAATATCGAGGGGAAGGAACAGATCCCAGTGTTCATTAGATCAGTTACCGTGGCCGGTTTCCCTCAGAAACACCTCATGGGTTTCCTGCCCTGTGATGCGGATGCTGAGAGCCTGTTTTACATGCTACTCTCAGAGATTCGAAACAAGTGGGAATTGAGGATGGAGCATTGTCGTGGACTCACATACATAACCACAGGTAGCATGTGTCAGAAGATGAGAGAtctcacaaacaggatccttcAGGAGTTTCCTCAGGTAGTACTAGCTCCAAGTGACCCGTATGCATTCAATATTTGGCTAATTCGCTCCATGCCCATACCTTCAATTCAGAAGGTTGTGAATTCAGTTGAGGAGGTAGCCCAGATACTTAGAAAAACACCTGATCTTAGGAAAAGATTGGAAATAAAGATCAGGTCAACATATGGCCACCTTAAAGGGGAAGCAGATAGGATCACAGAGGGTTGCCAGGACAACTGGGAGTATGGCATCGATGCATTTCAGGTCATGCTGGAGATCCTTGAGCCATTCCTAAGTTGCATCAATGAGATGACCACGTCCTCAACAACAGATGCAGACACTGCAGAGCAAATGGCTAATCTCAAGCCTTTCCTGAAGAATTTCAACTTCATCATGACCCTAGTTGTTCTGAAAAACACTCTTTGTTGTGTCAGCATACTCAACTCAAGTCTCAGAGGAGCCATTAGCATCAGCAGCACTCTGCAGTATACAATCTCCAATGCCTTAAAGCTGGTCAACAAGTATATGCAGGAGATTGCAATACTCCACAGGAAGTGGTTTTCTGACGCTGTGGGCCGGGCTAAGAAGCTGGGTGTGGCAGTCTGTGTGCCGGAGACCTTACCTGAGACAGACAAAGGATCAGTGACTGACACCCCCCTGGAAGACTTGTACAGAGAAACTCTAAGCAGGCATGTGTTGCAGTATCTCACTGATGAGGTGAAGAGAGTGTTTAGCACTGAGATGGTACGGATTCTCCGATGGCTTTCATTGGTTCCCTCTTACATGGCTGATCACAATTTTAGTATCCGCAGGGATAAAGTGGCAGACGCCAATCTGAATAACCTTGCAAGGCCCGACACATTTTATGATGAGCTTGGTTATTGGGAGGTGAAGTGGAGACATGCTAGCAAGCGCAGGATCCTGCCGACAACAGCATTTGCCACTTTGAAAATTCCAGACATTGGGTTTTATCCTAATGTGCAGAGCCTGCTCAGGGTTCTGGGCACGATTCCCTGTGTGAATGCACAGGCAGATGTGTACGGGCAGTACAATATGGTGTTGGAAAGATTCCAGTCCTACCTAATGGCCACACCAGATGACCAGAGACTGTGCAACATGGCATTTGTCTTTGTAAATCAAGATGTGCACTTCAATGTGGAAGATGTGGTGGAGACCTATGTCCAGAAGCACCCTGAAATTTTGGCGTTGCTGCATATG GAGGATGTGATAGAAGTGCAGCCCACAG CTTCGGTCCCTGAGGAGAATGATGGAAACCACACTGAAAAGGAGCAGGAAGAAGAAACAGAAGTCATGACCATTGAGATGGAAACCGAAAGAGTCGTGCAACCAAAGTGTGCCGAGACTGATAAGGAGGCCCTCAAATCTGCTCTGCAAGCTGCTGTGACAGCTGCGTACAACAGCCAAATGAGGCAGGGTAGTGAGGCGCCATTGGAACAAGACGGAGAAGTTGAATATGTGTCCAAGTCTGAGATGAAAGAAGTGCTCACGGTATGCGAAGATTCAGTACGGGAAGGCATTCtgctggaggtggggagttcgTTCTTCTCCCTGTTCATTGACAGCGTTGTAAGGCTTGGAGAGACCGATTATCTACCACTTTTCCTCAGGTTCGTAGACAGTTTTGATGTCATGCGATTGGAGCTAATGGGATTCATTGATGTGGATCTCGACTGTGATGCAATGTCCGAGCGCCTTTTTGAGACTGTCACCAAAGAATGGCGCCTAGATTTACGCTATTGTAGAGGGCAAGCCTACCTCGGATCTGGTGAGGTGTCCTATAAGCTGAAAGCCTTTGCCTGCAAAATCCAGGAGAAGTACCCTCTTGCTATATGCACTCACAGCTCTTGTTACTCTTTCAATACATGGTGGTCTAAAACCATCCCTGTGCCCTCTGTAAAACGAGCACTGGATACCTTTGAGGAAGTGCTGATGTTTTTTAGCAGCTTGCCTACACTTGAGAAACAGTTAGACCATGTAATTGCATTTGGGCTCAGGGAAAGCTTTGAGAAAATCCAAGAGTTACAGGGAAAGTTCTGTACCGTCTGGCAAGAGAAGCATGACTCCTATGAGGTTTTTGTGCAGATGCTGGAACCCCTAGTTGAATGTCTGGAGAAAATCAAAGACAACCCACAGCGATGGAAACCACCCATCTCAGAACAAGCTGGCAATCTGCTACGTCGAATAAGGGACTTTGAGTTCATTGTACCCATGGTAGCCTTGAAGAATTCCTCCTCGTTCACCAGAGAGCTTAGTGCTGGCCTGCAGAAGGATCATTTCAGTGCCGCCTCCCAGCTCTGCCAGATCAGTGGCATTGTGGCTACCCTAAACAGGGTGAAGACTAACATCAAGGTGTTTCACCAGAATTGGTTTGATGAAGCTTGTGCCCTGGCACAGAGTCTAGGTGTGCAGATTAAAGTGCCTGATAATTCGACCTTGCCCAGGGATAGCATGTTGAAACCAGCTATGTACTACAAAGATGCTCTGAGTGTGCCACTCGTGGACAACCTCATCAATGCTGTGAAAGACCATTTCTCTGAAGACCACAAGGAAGCCCTGAACTTCCTCTCCCTAGTTCCATGCTCTGTGACCGTGAGCTACATGTTTGAGATCCTGAAGTCCAAGCCTCCACTCTACAGCAGCGACCTCCCCGACGCCGACAACTTCTTCACCGAGTTGTGCTGTTGGAGAGTGAAGTGGAAGACCAAAGTTGCATCCTTGACTATCCCAGAGAGCATCTTTCAGACTCTCCGTTTGCCAGTCATGCAGTACTTTGGGAACATCAACACCCTGCTGAGGATCATGTCTGTGTTGCCCAGCACCGTGCTGGAGGACTGTGGTGTTACGATGCGCCACAAGAAGTATCAAGAGTACTTGAGGAACACCTGCCCCAAAGACCGGTCCCCATGTTTGGCTATGCTACAGGTGGGAACCAACTTCAGCAGAGATCTGGACCGGATGGTTTCCCAGTGCTTAAAGGTCACTCCCCAGACATTGGAGGGGATCTGCTTG GATAAAGAATCCAAGTGTCTATTGAAGAGCTCTGAAAGTAACATGGAAG TGGATGACAAAGATGGAGTAGAGGAACTTGAGATGCCACAATCTACTGAGAagaaagaggaacaggaaaTCAAACCCGTGGATGAGAATGGACACAGTGGAGATAATCGGCAAAGTTTGGAAACTGTGTTCAGACTGGCTGCCCGCTTAGGAAAGaataactgctctctctcagaACTTTCCAAAGAAGAACAAGAGCTTGTCATTCAAGAGCTCAGCATGTGTCACTGGTTTCCAAGTGATGGCAAGTGCTCACTTAACATTGGCGAAGAGGAAATGGTAAAACTACTCACAAAATCAATCAGGGAAGTGATACTCCAAGAAATCCAGGAGTCCCCTTTCTTTTCATTGATCACTGACAGACCAGTGTCAATCACTGGTAAAAAGTATCTGCCTGTGTTTGTCAGGTATGTTGGTGGTGAAAGTTCCCCAAAAGTGGAGCTCATTGGGTATTTACCTTTTGATGAAAACTGTGACGTTGACGTACAAGCAAAGTCTCTTGCTGTGACTCTGACTGAAGACTGGGGGTTGCAGATGGCTCAGTGTCGTGGACAAGCATTCATGCGCATGGGCTCAGGCTGTCAGAGCCTAAAGAAAATGTCTCTGGATTTTCTCAAGAGCTATCCACTGTCAGTGATCACACCCAGTGAGTCTTGCGGTCTCGCCTGCTGGCTTGCTGGTAGTTTGGCTATTCCCTCTGTCACGAATATGCTGGATGTTGTGGAAGATCTGCTACTCTTCTTTGACTCGTCCCCTGGACTGGAGGGAGCGTTGGCACAGGCTGTGGACGGGCTACTCAACACACCTAGGGAGGCCCTGGACGAGTTTCCAGAAACCTGTTGCTCCCgatggaaaaagagggaggactTCTTTGATATCCTGGTCGACACCTTTGAGGGAATCTTAAGTTGTTTAGATTCAGTCAGTTCCAGTGCCACAGGTGCAATTTCGTTACATGCACAGGTCCTGTCCTCTGCTTTGAAAAGCTTGGACTTCATTATAAATCTGGTGATCCTCAAGAATGCCTGTGCTCCCCTTAGAAACTGCAGTACCGTCTTTCGCTGTGGCAACCCAGCTGACATCATCTGTGAGGTGGAGAAGATCCCTGCTATCATAGAGACACTGGGTAACATGCAGGAGAACATCGCCGCAATACACTCCCCTTGGTTTGAGGAGGCGTTCCAACTCGCATCCAAAGTGGCCCCCGAACAAGTCTGCTTCCCAGAGGAAACCAACAACTATTCTTCTCCGGAGACGTACTACAAGGAGAAACTCAGTGTGCCCCTCCTCAGCTGTCTTGTAGAAGAAATGAAGTACAGCTTCTCAGAGAGCCATTTGAAGGCCCTTAAGGTCCTGTCTTTGCTTCCCTCATGTAACCCTCAGCCCATCCTCCAGGACTCCACTGACAAGCTCTACAGCCTGTACCTGAGTGATCTTCCGGACCCcgacacagcagagcaggaaatCAGTAACTGGGCCACAGTGTGGATCGAGAAATATCAGGATGTGGCACCACCGGCGTCCATCTCCGAGACCCTGCTCCACCCCGAGTCAAAGACCAGCCCCGCTGTCACAACGCTGCTCAGGCTGGTGGCTGTCCTGCCcagtgtgagcatggaatgggaccTCATGAAGACGACGCTGAACTCCATGAAGGATATCCTGAAGAACACTATCTGCAAAGGAGGCAAAACCGACATTTTGATGCTCCGCATGCATCACCTGACTATTCAAAGTCTGCAAGAGGTCATCGATAAGTGCATCGAGGTTGATTCCGAGAGCAGTGTATGCCTGTCACGG GTGAAGATGATAACAGGGGGACTGAGACTGGAAACTG AAGTTGGGTCTGCAACCTGCCCTGGAAGACTTCAACATCCAATGGATGTGAAACCTACAGTTGGAAATCTGAATGTAGGGGACAGCGATACGGAACAGAGACAAACAATGTCTTTCTACGAGCCACCCGTTCGAGAGGAAATCCTCAAGGAACTCTGGGACTCCCAGTTCTTTACAATAATAACTGAACGTGAAGTAGACATCGAGGGCAACTTGTATGTCCCACTTTGCATCCGATACTTGGACAAGCAGGACACTCAGTGCGAGGAGACTGTGGCTTTTGTCCCATTCGTTAAGGACACAGCTGTCCTGGCCGACTATATTGAGACAGCCTTGTCAGAGAAATGGGGACTCAACATGGAATACTGTAGAGGTCAGGCCTTTTTGAGTGTCGGAGAAGTAGGGTCTCAGATGAAGGCAGTCACAACAGTGATCTCCCAGAAATACCCCCTGGCCGTGCGCACGGTCAGCTCTGCTGTGTCTTTGAACGTGTGGCTGGCCAGGTCCTCTCCAGCAGGGGACACAGCGGAGGGGGCAGCCTCGATAGAAGACATGCTCCAGTGGCTTActgaggacacagagagacagaccaaaCTGGACAACATGATCATTCATATGTTCCAGCATGACGAAGGGAAAGGGAATGAGCTGAGGGACAAGCTGATCAATAATTGGGAGAAGAGCCACGATATGCATGAGGTTATGGTAGAGCTTCTAGAAGTGATCATGCTCTGTTTGAGCGAGCTGAAAGGTGAAGCGAATAGCCCAGCGTCACGCTACCTTAATGCAGTCCGAAGTTTCGAGTTCATCTTCTCCACAGTTGTGCTGAAGAACGTTCTGAGCTTGACCCGAAAGTTCAGTCAGTCTCTCCAGGGAAAGCCCCTGGATGTGTTGATAGCTGTGAGTAACTTGCCCGACCTCCAGACTTCCCTCAGCGAATTGATGAGTGATATTGACCACCATCATCAGGCCTGGTTTGAGGAGGCTGTCACTTTAGCTTCCAAGTTGCAGATAACCATGCTACACCCACCACTTCTAGAACCCCTGAGCgagttttacaaaagagcaGTGAGTGAAAGATTGGTAGAGCATGTCATTGCTGAGGTCACAGAGCTATTCACCGAGCAAGTTCTGAGCACCTTGAGTTGCCTGGTGATAGTGCCTTACGCAATGTCCAAGCTAGAAAGCAACAGTGTTGCTGTGCACATGCTCCGCATGTACAAGGATGACTTGCCAGATGTAGCCTCGCTCCACACCGAGTTGAAGTCTTGGAAGGAGAAGTGGTTGGATCCCATGGCAGGCTATCTCCCTGCCACAGTCCTCGACACCCTGAAGGTGTCGCACATACGGAGCTTCAGTAACTTTGAAACTCTCCTTCGTCTCCTCGTCATCTTGCCCTTCTCAAGGAAAGAAAGTACCTttagacagggaaagagaagtCTACAGGGCTTTGTACAGCAGGAGAGAAGGTGCATTGCCGAACTTCATCCTCTGTAA
- the thap12a gene encoding THAP domain containing 12a, with translation MANNCAFSSCTSNNCSLPSLPPLFRFPRNSERCKKWIENCNRIDLEDKTPDELYRQYRLCAKHFEDSVMETTLHNTALKEDAIPTIFDSSGQPTNPTSGQCKRKGEIQDDPQDSKVKKDDLIEKTEDDSQIIMEDTDPREILKSICEVLLVLSKQNIPLNRHAVDVQESVTLSNVQALLEYRMSVGNQVLTPGKELCSSTQLSQMLEVCENGVREEFLQEVRESRFFSLVTDDLVDIEEQCHLPVFLRFVDQSNCLREEFVGLLPFQGDEETLTEQLLSMVTDKWGLNIENCRGQAHLCSGVHASKMKAISTRLTEKYPMILHSTLSTFALNTFLVNSMSLSGPQIVMSTFKKIESFFKDAPSLKLELENAISIFYQGREEKTNELKEACRTSWTLRHDAFEVAVDIIESLLLCVDSVHDNEDMRWSDEVTHNALEISTALADFEFIIALVVLKNTLSFTRAFGKNLQGQATDTYFAANNLTAVLHSLNEVSDNIDVYHEFWFEEAINLASAMEIQVKVPRLYLRKHRSESGTEVQPENYYKEHLSVPVVTHVLNEMKDLFTESHIKAMKCLLLVPAVMGQLKFNASEENMDVFKNDLPNAETLPAELHCWWVKWKHRVKDVTTLPSSVPETLLLAEVKFFPNVLAFLKVLATLPFLTAESSCDAARKRLKLYVENTPGDHRSKSIIFLNMHYNATHNLDFIVDTYMEKYPEKE, from the exons ATGGCGAACAACTGTGCTTTTTCAAGTTGCACAAGTAACAACTGCAGTCTGCCcagccttcctcccctcttcaggTTCCCAAGAAACAGCGAAAG ATGCAAGAAGTGGATTGAAAACTGCAATCGCATTGATCTTGAAGACAAAACCCCAGACGAGTTGTAcagacagtacagactttgTGCGAAACACTTCGAAGATTCAGTGATGGAAACAACT CTTCACAACACTGCATTGAAGGAGGATGCTATACCAACCATATTTGATTCATCAGGCCAGCCCACTAACCCCACAAGTGGACAGTGCAAGCGGAAGGGAGAA ATTCAAGATGATCCACAGGACAGTAAAGTGAAGAAAG ATGACTTAATAGAGAAAACCGAAGATGACTCCCAAATAATTATGGAAGACACAGACCCCAGAGAGATCCTAAAATCCATTTGTGAAGTTCTTCTGGTGCTAAGCAAACAAAATATTCCCTTGAACAGGCATGCTGTAGATGTACAGGAGAGCGTCACTCTGAGTAATGTGCAGGCATTGTTAGAATATAGAATGAGTGTTGGGAATCAAGTGTTGACTCCTGGAAAAGagctctgctcctccacacaACTGAGTCAAATGTTGGAGGTGTGTGAGAATGGGGTTCGCGAGGAGTTCCTGCAGGAGGTCAGAGAAAGTCGCTTCTTCTCACTAGTCACAGATGATTTGGTGGACATAGAAGAGCAGTGCCACCTCCCTGTTTTTTTGCGATTTGTGGACCAGTCTAACTGCCTGCGGGAGGAGTTTGTCGGACTGCTTCCTTTtcagggagatgaggagaccCTAACAGAGCAACTGCTATCTATGGTAACTGACAAGTGGGGCCTGAATATAGAAAACTGCAGAGGGCAAGCCCACTTGTGCTCTGGTGTGCATGCCAGCAAAATGAAAGCCATCTCTACCAGGTTAACAGAGAAGTATCCTATGATACTGCATTCGACATTGTCAACATTTGCTTTGAACACCTTTCTGGTAAATAGTATGTCACTGTCAGGGCCGCAGATTGTCATGTCTACTTTTAAGAAGATTGAGTCCTTTTTCAAGGATGCCCCTTCACTGAAATTAGAGTTAGAAAATGCCATCTCGATATTCTATCAAGGCAGGGAAGAGAAAACCAATGAGTTGAAAGAGGCATGTCGTACCAGCTGGACATTAAGGCACGATGCGTTTGAGGTGGCGGTTGATATCATAGAATCTCTTTTGCTCTGTGTGGATAGTGTtcatgacaatgaagacatgaGGTGGAGCGATGAAGTCACTCACAATGCTTTAGAAATATCTACAGCCCTGGCTGATTTTGAGTTCATTATAGCTTTGGTTGTGCTGAAAAACACCCTGTCGTTCACCCGTGCCTTTGGTAAGAACTTGCAAGGGCAAGCGACTGACACCTACTTTGCTGCAAATAATTTGACAGCTGTGTTGCACTCGCTGAATGAGGTCTCTGACAACATTGATGTGTATCACGAGTTCTGGTTTGAGGAAGCCATCAACCTAGCTTCTGCAATGGAGATCCAAGTTAAGGTTCCCAGGCTGTACCTGAGAAAGCATCGTTCCGAGTCTGGAACCGAGGTGCAGCCAGAGAATTACTACAAGGAACACCTGTCTGTCCCCGTCGTGACCCATGTCCTCAACGAAATGAAGGATCTGTTTACTGAAAGTCACATCAAGGCCATGAAATGTCTGTTGCTGGTCCCTGCTGTCATGGGTCAACTGAAGTTCAACGCATCCGAGGAAAACATGGATGTGTTTAAAAATGACCTTCCGAATGCAGAGACACTCCCTGCAGAGCTCCACTGCTGGTGGGTGAAGTGGAAGCACAGGGTCAAGGATGTCACCACTCTGCCCTCCAGTGTCCCCGAAACCCTGCTGTTGGCTGAAGTGAAATTCTTCCCCAATGTGCTTGCCTTCCTGAAGGTGCTTGCCACCTTGCCGTTTTTGACGGCTGAGAGCAGTTGTGATGCAGCCCGCAAACGGCTTAAACTGTACGTGGAAAATACACCTGGCGACCACAGATCCAAGAGTATTATTTTTTTGAACATGCATTATAATGCTACACACAACTTGGACTTCATTGTAGACACCTACATGGAGAAGTACCCTGAGAAAGAATGA